A stretch of DNA from Saccharomyces eubayanus strain FM1318 chromosome IX, whole genome shotgun sequence:
ATAATCCATATTTACTATAGTTATCTATGCTGAATATTTGAGAGGTGTTCATTGCTGGggctgctgttgttgctgatATTCAGACTCAGCAAGGATTTCCATTTCCCTGATGCTCAGTGTCTCCCACTCTGGTTCGCCAGTTTGTTCGTTGAACGAAGCAATGCATTCGAATTCGATATCCTGCCTGTTAATCGagtcttgttcttttctcaTCTCCAGGGCCAGACTTCTTATGACGTTTTCACTACCCTGAGAGATGAACCACGAGGTGAGATCACCCAGAAGCACTTTTTCGTAGACGTAATACACGTCGTGGAAACGAAATGTTTCATGAATGTCCAATAATGCTCGTATGACCAGTCTCTTACCACCACGTAGAATATAGTACACAAACGTCCACGCCTTCATTGCCAAGTCGTAATTTCTATGTAGCGGGTAGCTTAGAGCTCTCCTGATACCCGTTATGATGGCAAGCTTGATGATAGAAACGTCTTTGCTTTCATCGGATATCTCCTTCAATCCATCCTGCAGTTCATTTGTCTGCTTCAGCTGTTGATCTAGAAACGATATTTGCGGGCATAACTTCCCCATGGTCCAAGCGCTTTCAGTGGTATGCGTGCCTTCGTTTTCAATTAGTTCAAACATGTAactaaaaagaatattgaGTATGGTGACGTAAAGTGGTTTGACATCTTCCACGAGGTAAGTTTTCTTGGGTAAGTTGTCCTGCATCTGCTTTTGTTCCTTGTCAGTAAACTCTACTGGCATGACAAGATTTGGGTTCGGACAGTTCTTGTACCATTTCAAGTATTGCTTGACAATGGAGGGCGTATATTTTAGTAATTCTTTGATACCGTTAATTtctaaatcttcttcattccCGTATTTGTTAGTCATGTGTTCAGAAACGTAATACTCAGGGTCAAATTTTAAGCTCTCCTTTCTCAGCCTTTCAATGACTCTATCGTTGGCTTTAGCATGTTCAGGATCGTCTAGCTCATTGATATCGTTTCCGTTACTTATTGATATGGATATTACGGTGTCATACAAGTTATCGAACCCGtatttcgttttcaatagtCCATCATCCAAAGTGGaatctattttttgttctatCTCCCAGTTGAAACCTTCCCCCATTTGGCCAATAGTTTTCACATCTTCCGTGGGCTTAATATTCGTATCATCGCCACCGATCTCTTGAATAAGTGGTTTGtggtttttgttttcatcagGGGCTTCAGCCAATGCATCAGCACCCACAAGGTCGCCTTGCCTGGCCAATAATTTTGTTGGTAAATCTagatcttcaaaatattcatctttattcaatttaCCTATCTTCACGTTAATACACTCGTCCTTGGAATCGTATTGTGCTGTAGACCTCTCATCATCAACCAATTCGTGAGGAAATCTCAATCTCAAATAGTACGGCGATAAATGGAAGACGACCATGTTTTCCTGGATGACGATTTCTAACCCTGTTGCATTAAACCTAATATTACTTATGAATATTTTAAGGAATAAAAACTCTCCATCCTGTGTTATACTGAATCTCGGTGTTATCATTCTTGTTTAAAGTACAAAATGATTGTGAATGTCTTGTTGAAGCAAGTTCCACGTAATGATAATACTACTGTTAGTTTTAACACtatgtaaaaatattcaatatttaaaaattttcacttttgCGATGCGATGCGATGCGATGCGATGccatggaaaaaaaaaacaattagATAATAAACAGTTTGAAATAAGCATGGTGGCTTTCAATAATCAGAACTGTGGCAATAACAAGGATACATTGGGGCAATGAGTGACTCTACGGAATCCAAGAAGCAACCAAGAAGGAGATTTATTGGCAAAAAGTCTGTTGGTGGGAATTCCGATAAACTAACCACGGTTGCTGAAAATGGTAATGAAATTGTCCATAAGCAAAAGAGTAGAATCTCCTTGGCTAGGAGTATCAACCATGTGCCtgatgatattttaaacGACAAAGATTTAAATGAAGCCGTCAAATTATTACCTTCCAACTACAACTTTGAAATTCACAAAACTGTGTGGAACATCAGAAAACATAATGCCAAGAGAATAGCACTGCAAATGCCCGAGGGGTTACTTATTTACTCATTAATTATTAGTGACATTCTAGAACAGTTTTGTGGCGTAGAGACTCTAGTAATGGGGGATGTTTCCTATGGTGCATGTTGTATCGATGATTTTACTGCGAGAGCGTTGGACTGTGATTTTATTGTGCATTATGCCCATTCGTGTTTAGTGCCTATTGACATCACAAAGATCAAAGTATTATATGTGTTCGTTACGATAAACATTCAAGAAGACCACATCATTAAAACATTacagaaaaattttcccaAAGGATCCAGGATTGCCACATTTGGTACTATTCAATTTAATCCTGCGGTACATAGCGTGAGAGATAAACTACttaatgatgaaaatcaTATACTGTACATTATTCCTCCTCAAATTAAGCCTTTGTCAAGGGGTGAAGTGTTGGGTTGTACCTCAGAAAGATTAGATAAGGAACAATACGATGCTATGGTTTTCATTGGTGACGGTAGATTCCATTTAGAGTCTTCAATGATTCATAATCCAGAAATCCCAGCGTTTAAGTACGACCCATACAATAGAAAGTTTACTAGGGAAGGATACGACCAGAAACAACTGGTGGAAATTAGATCAGATGCTATCAATACTGCCCAGAAGGGGAAGGTATTTGGCCTAATTCTTGGTGCATTAGGTAGACAAGGTAACCTGAACACTGTAAACAATTTGGAGAAAAACTTGATTGCGGCAGGTAAAACCGTGGTGAAGATTATCCTTAGCGAAGTTTTTCCACAAAAATTGGCCATGTTTGATCAAATCGATGTTTTTGTTCAAGTTGCATGCCCTAGATTATCCATCGATTGGGGGTATGCCTTCAATAAACCACTATTAACACCATATGAGGCTAGTgttttattgaaaagggaTGTTATGTTTAGCGAAAAGTATTATCCAATGGACTACTATGAAGCTAAAGGGTATGGACGTGGTGAAACCCCGAAGCATGCAATTGAATATTCTAATTAGTTCTcactttctctttctatTCATTTAATATCGTTCCTGttacatatatatagataggCATtatcatattcttttttagACGTCTTTTGAATACTTTGGTATCAAAATAGTAGCTTGAGCATCTCTCACTTCTTGGGGAGCAAAGTAAAAATTCGTTAATTTGAAAGGGGTTTCTCCGACTCAGCACAGACGATGTGTTGAATTATGGTATGAGCATACCATTGTAACCACGCATAGCTGTAAGTGAGATACTTTGTATAAGAAGGGAAGTAATTGTGCCATAAACTAagtgtttttctttttatcgCTGCGTAAAAGCAATACACCTAACACTGAACCGGTTAAAGTAAAGCCAATCAAGAGTAAAAATATTGGCAAAAAGATGGCAACGTCGCTAGAAATGGGAAACAGCAAACTTATAACTGGGTTGGAGTTTTCAATCTCAAAAATAGGCAAAAGCGACCATATAGTGTAATaagcgaaaaaaagacaaataaGTACGAACCGGTTCATGAAATTGAATTGGGACTTTGGTGTGCTTGATTAAACAGTTTCTGGATGCTTCGAACTTATCTCACATTTAGTATATGAGCATTCATAATGGCGTATTTCTAAGCGGTAAGTGTATATCACATTCCACGACATACATTTAGTTGAGAGATAATAATAAGGCAGACGTAAATGCTCCAGACCTCTCCGTAAGGAATATTTCCTTCATTGGAAAATTTGTAAACAGGAAACCTGGCGGCACTGTTTGGGGTCTCCATTAAGGTTTCAGTTGTGTCATTTCTGTGCACTTCACTCTGCTAGTTATCTGACTCCCCACCCGCCTTGCCCCTCACATTCTATAGAGAAAGCGCCGCGGGAAGGGCTGTAACCATGCTGTAACCGTATTAATGAGCTAAGAGGAGGGATGGCATCTTCAGTGTTTCTGGTAGGGGTTTAGGTGACAAAGAAGACCGGGCGTTTTCGTTTGTTTGGTCATTTagtttatctttttttttcacaaataAAAGCTTCTATGGCCAAGTTGGTAAGGCGCCACACTAGTAATGTGGAGATCGTCGGTTCAAATCCGACTGGAAgcatttgtttttgtcttctttttttatatttccCAAGAAATAGACGACGAACCAACCGCTGCATCAAAGGAAAGCAAGTATCAATCTAACATCCCAAGAGCTTGGTTTtatgttttgttgttgcaGTTGGAGTACCCAagaattgatttttttgaaaacgtTTTAAACAATATGTAAACTATGttaggaaaaaaagataatacACATAGGAGATACAAACTAAACCTAAaagatatgaaaaaaagaagaaaaccaaaattgaaagaaaaagaccttgggaaaagaatattacTAAAAAACAATCACCGGACGATCTACTGTTTGGAgtttgttttgaatttgagaTTGTTCAGTGAATTGTTCGCCTTGGGGGAAGAAGTGGTGTCCGTATTAGCGTTTGTATTGTTAGCCGCTTGGTAGTTGCGTTGCTTGTATACCTCGTTGGCATATTTGAGGAAGTGGTAGTGGTCGTCACTGTAAGGATGAGGGAAGGTGGGGGGCGCCGGAGCGATGGGGGAAGACGGGATGTTGTATTGCCTTGGAGACTGGTATTGCGAGGGAACTGGGTGCGTGTGGTCATAGGTGTAGTTCTGCTGCCCTTGCGGCGAGGAGAGCTGGCCTGACGCAGGCAGAGGGTATTTTTGCTGTGGAATATAGATGTTTCCCGGGTAGGAGTACCTGTGGCCGTGCGTGTTGTAGAAGGAGGCCAAGTTGGAAAGGATTTGCACCGTGGGGTCCTTGGGCCCAATGGGGGAAGTGGAGGGAGAGGAGTACGTGGAGGACTTTTgccttttgttcttctttttgataaagttCTTGTCGCTGGACGAAAGACCCAGGTTCTCCACAAACGAGTCGAACGAGGGCAAGGCGTCTTCGATGACAAGCTTCTGGGCTTTGGAATGGGACATGGAGGTGGACCTTTGTCTTGGTCTGGGCCGGGGCTTCTGCTTGGGTTTCGCCATGGCAGAAGTCGTCGGGGTGGTGACGGTGACGTTTTGATGGGCCAAGTACCAGGCTTCGCAATCTCTTGGGAACTCCGGACCGAAGATGGGCACCAGCAAGTACCTTATGGGGAAGCAAAACCTCAGACAGAGAAGTCTTGAGATCTCCATGGGCAGCCACGTTCCTTGGATCTTGATGTAACCGCCTCTTATCCTCTTGGTGAAGTTTGCCGGATTCAAGTTGGGCAGGTCTAGTTGGTCGGGCCCCAGCTCGTCGATCAGGAAGTCCTTGTACGACTGGCAGATGAAGTCTCTCAGTTCCGGCTTGATGTTGTTCCAGTGGAAATCGATGTAGTTGTTTGCCTGCGCGGAGGGCGTGGCggaagaagaggaaccGGGGTCCAAGAAGGCAGAGCCCGTGGACTTCCGTCTCTTGGGCGGCGACGCCGACGTCGACGACAGCAGGAGGTTGGAAGAGTCGTCGGAGGGGAACGAGTTGTGGTTGTAGAAGCAGAAGGACAAGATTTTTTCGAACTCGGCCTTGCAGAGGAACTGCTGCTGGCTAGCGGCTGCGGCGTCCTTCCTCGGCAAGTTGATGAGTCCCTTCATGACGTCCTGGTACAGCCTCCAAATCCCCGTCATGAACACGTAGCCGGAGTCGTGCGACCAGATCACGCAGTTGTTTGGGTTGATGAGCTTGTCGTTGATCAGGTTATGGTCCATCTTGGTCAGCTTGAACTGCTGGTTCTTCGTCAAAGAAGA
This window harbors:
- the SHQ1 gene encoding Hsp90 cochaperone SHQ1 — encoded protein: MITPRFSITQDGEFLFLKIFISNIRFNATGLEIVIQENMVVFHLSPYYLRLRFPHELVDDERSTAQYDSKDECINVKIGKLNKDEYFEDLDLPTKLLARQGDLVGADALAEAPDENKNHKPLIQEIGGDDTNIKPTEDVKTIGQMGEGFNWEIEQKIDSTLDDGLLKTKYGFDNLYDTVISISISNGNDINELDDPEHAKANDRVIERLRKESLKFDPEYYVSEHMTNKYGNEEDLEINGIKELLKYTPSIVKQYLKWYKNCPNPNLVMPVEFTDKEQKQMQDNLPKKTYLVEDVKPLYVTILNILFSYMFELIENEGTHTTESAWTMGKLCPQISFLDQQLKQTNELQDGLKEISDESKDVSIIKLAIITGIRRALSYPLHRNYDLAMKAWTFVYYILRGGKRLVIRALLDIHETFRFHDVYYVYEKVLLGDLTSWFISQGSENVIRSLALEMRKEQDSINRQDIEFECIASFNEQTGEPEWETLSIREMEILAESEYQQQQQPQQ
- the DPH1 gene encoding 2-(3-amino-3-carboxypropyl)histidine synthase: MSDSTESKKQPRRRFIGKKSVGGNSDKLTTVAENGNEIVHKQKSRISLARSINHVPDDILNDKDLNEAVKLLPSNYNFEIHKTVWNIRKHNAKRIALQMPEGLLIYSLIISDILEQFCGVETLVMGDVSYGACCIDDFTARALDCDFIVHYAHSCLVPIDITKIKVLYVFVTINIQEDHIIKTLQKNFPKGSRIATFGTIQFNPAVHSVRDKLLNDENHILYIIPPQIKPLSRGEVLGCTSERLDKEQYDAMVFIGDGRFHLESSMIHNPEIPAFKYDPYNRKFTREGYDQKQLVEIRSDAINTAQKGKVFGLILGALGRQGNLNTVNNLEKNLIAAGKTVVKIILSEVFPQKLAMFDQIDVFVQVACPRLSIDWGYAFNKPLLTPYEASVLLKRDVMFSEKYYPMDYYEAKGYGRGETPKHAIEYSN
- the XBP1 gene encoding Xbp1p, with amino-acid sequence MYIYVYIFILKTRAYPHTPRSLTEYIYIYKFIYSYILAFREVVHFCLFLFCHSPPPFFRNSKTTDGFHNMKYPAFSIDTDTVCLSDSPLDDYQRLYLVSVLDRNSPPASFSSGLSIKKANYKSSIAAQFTHPNFIVRPQNATEGGEDGRPPQNVLNCFEYQFPNLQTIQSPLHEQELFAQLSSSNAAAAATASHPPLHLHGKNVLMGKIILAASRANRTPVSASPIKQERKSLSAASRENGPSSLTKNQQFKLTKMDHNLINDKLINPNNCVIWSHDSGYVFMTGIWRLYQDVMKGLINLPRKDAAAASQQQFLCKAEFEKILSFCFYNHNSFPSDDSSNLLLSSTSASPPKRRKSTGSAFLDPGSSSSATPSAQANNYIDFHWNNIKPELRDFICQSYKDFLIDELGPDQLDLPNLNPANFTKRIRGGYIKIQGTWLPMEISRLLCLRFCFPIRYLLVPIFGPEFPRDCEAWYLAHQNVTVTTPTTSAMAKPKQKPRPRPRQRSTSMSHSKAQKLVIEDALPSFDSFVENLGLSSSDKNFIKKKNKRQKSSTYSSPSTSPIGPKDPTVQILSNLASFYNTHGHRYSYPGNIYIPQQKYPLPASGQLSSPQGQQNYTYDHTHPVPSQYQSPRQYNIPSSPIAPAPPTFPHPYSDDHYHFLKYANEVYKQRNYQAANNTNANTDTTSSPKANNSLNNLKFKTNSKQ